One genomic segment of Hordeum vulgare subsp. vulgare chromosome 2H, MorexV3_pseudomolecules_assembly, whole genome shotgun sequence includes these proteins:
- the LOC123429931 gene encoding protein PYRICULARIA ORYZAE RESISTANCE 21-like isoform X1, translated as MAEKVSTLIIEANLECEKCYRKIQKVLSKLQEKEKIRTINFDTKKNTVTLSGPFDAAKLTKKLRCKACKAIKDIKIGDDKKPDAKKPEEKKPEEKKPEEKKPPADGCKCCCKKPDEKKPDEKKKPDEKKPEEKKKPEEKKPEEKKKPEEKKPEEKKKPDEKKPEEKPKAKEEPKPAAPSTTVNLQFTQMCNLCYPWPCSDPSHWGGVHQYPHPHPHPQWPCEPPQMPAYPAPHHPQHPPWAAPPTPKRQPCGGPAYCGGGCGSCGGGGGGGAYGGWPPAMPTPLQMMQPPPMGCGGPASSCRGCKGCRIVQEGRFIYEEYPPNACTVM; from the exons ATGGCAGAGAAG GTATCCACGTTGATCATCGAAGCCAACCTCGAATGCGAGAAATGCTACAGGAAGATTCAGAAAGTTCTATCCAAACTCCAAG AGAAGGAGAAGATCAGGACCATCAACTTCGACACGAAGAAGAACACGGTGACCCTCTCCGGCCCGTTCGACGCGGCGAAGCTGACGAAGAAGCTGCGATGCAAGGCCTGCAAGGCGATCAAGGACATCAAGATCGGCGacgacaagaagcccgacgccaaGAAGCCCGAGGAGAAGAAGCCGGAGGAGAAGAAACCAGAGGAGAAGAAGCCGCCGGCCGATGGCTGCAAGTGCTGCTGCAAGAAACCCGACGAGAAGAAgccggatgagaagaagaagcccGACGAGAAGAAgccggaggagaagaagaagcccgAGGAGAAGAAgccggaggagaagaagaagcccgAGGAGAAGAAgccggaggagaagaagaagcccgACGAGAAGAAGCCGGAGGAGAAGCCGAAGGCCAAGGAGGAGCCCAAACCGGCCGCGCCGTCGACGACGGTGAACCTGCAGTTCACGCAGATGTGCAACCTCTGCTACCCGTGGCCGTGCAGCGACCCGAGCCACTGGGGCGGCGTGCACCAGTACCCGCACCCGCACCCGCACCCGCAGTGGCCGTGCGAGCCGCCGCAGATGCCGGCGTACCCCGCCCCCCACCACCCTCAGCACCCGCCATGGGCGGCACCGCCGACCCCGAAGAGGCAGCCGTGCGGAGGCCCGGCGTACTGCGGAGGAGGGTGCGGCTcgtgcggcggcggtggcggcggcggcgcgtacGGGGGGTGGCCGCCGGCGATGCCGACGCCGCTGCAGATGATGCAGCCCCCGCCGATGGGCTGCGGCGGGCCGGCGTCGTCGTGCAGAGGGTGCAAGGGCTGCCGGATCGTGCAGGAGGGGAGGTTCATCTACGAGGAGTACCCGCCCAATGCGTGCACCGTCATGTGA
- the LOC123429931 gene encoding protein PYRICULARIA ORYZAE RESISTANCE 21-like isoform X2 yields MAEKVSTLIIEANLECEKCYRKIQKVLSKLQEKEKIRTINFDTKKNTVTLSGPFDAAKLTKKLRCKACKAIKDIKIGDDKKPDAKKPEEKKPEEKKPEEKKPPADGCKCCCKKPDEKKPDEKKKPDEKPKAKEEPKPAAPSTTVNLQFTQMCNLCYPWPCSDPSHWGGVHQYPHPHPHPQWPCEPPQMPAYPAPHHPQHPPWAAPPTPKRQPCGGPAYCGGGCGSCGGGGGGGAYGGWPPAMPTPLQMMQPPPMGCGGPASSCRGCKGCRIVQEGRFIYEEYPPNACTVM; encoded by the exons ATGGCAGAGAAG GTATCCACGTTGATCATCGAAGCCAACCTCGAATGCGAGAAATGCTACAGGAAGATTCAGAAAGTTCTATCCAAACTCCAAG AGAAGGAGAAGATCAGGACCATCAACTTCGACACGAAGAAGAACACGGTGACCCTCTCCGGCCCGTTCGACGCGGCGAAGCTGACGAAGAAGCTGCGATGCAAGGCCTGCAAGGCGATCAAGGACATCAAGATCGGCGacgacaagaagcccgacgccaaGAAGCCCGAGGAGAAGAAGCCGGAGGAGAAGAAACCAGAGGAGAAGAAGCCGCCGGCCGATGGCTGCAAGTGCTGCTGCAAGAAACCCGACGAGAAGAAgccggatgagaagaagaagcccGAC GAGAAGCCGAAGGCCAAGGAGGAGCCCAAACCGGCCGCGCCGTCGACGACGGTGAACCTGCAGTTCACGCAGATGTGCAACCTCTGCTACCCGTGGCCGTGCAGCGACCCGAGCCACTGGGGCGGCGTGCACCAGTACCCGCACCCGCACCCGCACCCGCAGTGGCCGTGCGAGCCGCCGCAGATGCCGGCGTACCCCGCCCCCCACCACCCTCAGCACCCGCCATGGGCGGCACCGCCGACCCCGAAGAGGCAGCCGTGCGGAGGCCCGGCGTACTGCGGAGGAGGGTGCGGCTcgtgcggcggcggtggcggcggcggcgcgtacGGGGGGTGGCCGCCGGCGATGCCGACGCCGCTGCAGATGATGCAGCCCCCGCCGATGGGCTGCGGCGGGCCGGCGTCGTCGTGCAGAGGGTGCAAGGGCTGCCGGATCGTGCAGGAGGGGAGGTTCATCTACGAGGAGTACCCGCCCAATGCGTGCACCGTCATGTGA